In Festucalex cinctus isolate MCC-2025b chromosome 1, RoL_Fcin_1.0, whole genome shotgun sequence, the sequence GTGGTGACTGACTTTACCTTAACACACAATTTCTCCCGGCCAGTCATCTCActggttgtatttatttactctaCCGGAATGAAAGGGTGCTTTGTGTCAAGTTCAACCTCACTAACACTGTTATCATCATTgtgcatacacacatacacacacaagcacacgcacATTACAGTGCGTGATGACACCACAAGCGATGGGAAAAGGCCACTGAGTCAAGGCCACTCATACTATTTAAAGACAATTAATGGACACTTCATTCCATAAGCTGAGATCTAATTAGAACTACTACAAAATGTTTCCTCAAATAATTGTAGTTTGATGGCTTATTTATTATTGCTGTTAAattgttgaacatttttcaaatgCTCATTTAAGGGTTGCAACTATTATAACCGATTAATCTCGAttaaggactcgggtttgagtccaggctctttAAGACACAATGggctatatgccacggaagaggcgggacttccgacttccgtgattttgcacatgagctttgattccggtccgggttgcgaacgcgcaaccgagaggcacaaagtcggaagcacacagcctacacgtcgcaaaccgaaccggaaccaaacctcatgtgcaaaaacagtcccgcctcttccgttgcatataccccattcatCCATCCTTTGATTTGAATGATGTATGACAGGTTTCCGCATATTTGATTTGgatttttctgtatttatgCACGCTCTAAATTTCAGTCATACGCACAAATTTAGAACCTGTTCTCTTCATTCTTTGATAAATGCTGTAAATCATCTGGAAAGCAGTTGAGGAAcacaaagcaataaaaagacaaTGTGTTGAGTAAAGTGCCAGTAAAGCTTCTTGTTACTGTATGTAATCTGTTGGTAATTCACCTCACCCGCTGAGAGGATCAATGCCAGTTTGCCGCAAATGGTTACTTTTTTCCGTCTACATTTGAAGATGTTTGGAAGCTTCCATCTGGCCTCCTAATCCGCAATCTTAATCTCATATTATTCTCTTAGatctcaaagaaaaaaaaaggttaatatcACAAGAAGTCTCCAGCTaaggtgaaaaatgtgcagttgctgtttttatattgcattttattttctattcaaATGTGATATTCTTTTGAGTTGGACTCCCCATTTCACAGGCCTCTTCCACGAATGCCTTTCTTCAggcttccaaaaaataaaaataaaaaataaaaagtttcttAATAGCACCTTCTGGAaagttagaaaataaaaagcatgtgAAACAGATTTCACCAATTAACACAAACTTGGATGTAACATGTCTATCATAACAggttgcacaaaaaacaaaacaaaacaaaaaaagtctcaggaaCCCTTACCCGAAATTGAACAGGGGTGTATTTCAAAAAGCcggttcaacaaactgtgagatttAACCCTGAACGAGTTGACATACCCTCAGATaggaaactctgcgttttcggttctagcacagctgattccagtgaaTTCTATCAATGCTGAGTAGTTGTACCTGGAGTTACCACCAGACTTAAAAGACTGTCTCAATGGCGCTCCGATTCCTGAAACGGAAGACGCTGAGTTTCCCACATTTCACGGTTTCTTGACACAGATcagtaaacctgctttgtgaaatacacctcAGTTCAGATATTCTGGTTTGAAACTGACATGTTGCACCTGTTGCGACGCCTGGAAAGTTAGAAAATATTTATCTGCCGACAACAGGGTCACTGATAGATTCGAAAACATAGTTGAGGTACAGTTGctttaattaaaaagtgtgtaaaaaaacagtgtttgacatgtaaaaaaaaatgtattgataCATTTTTAACAACTTTAGTTAGTAAGTTGTCAAGATTCTGAACCCTTGAAAAAGTGCGCTACCACCGAACCCTTTTTTGTAAAGTctttggatgtttaaaaatgacGTGACTTTGTCATTGGCTAATCGCCAAAACTGTCCGGATCGTCTACGCCGCTGCTCTGGATGGAGTTATCACTGCCGGAATCTGCGCTGTCCGAGTCGGAGTTGTCATGGTGGTTTCTGGCCTCCATAAAGTCCATCAGGGACTCCAGCATTGAGACGTCGCTCTCCGTGATGCTCTGCGATGCTTTGAACTGCCAAATAGAGGAAGTCGGCATGTTGGTTACTGGTGCTCCAGTTTGGTTTACAATAGTACCGTTGAAAAGCATGACATGGCATAGCTTAGGAGTTGCAACTACGATGGACTCCATCTCTGTTACTTTGTACTAAGAAACCAACATTGAAACATGGCAACATGCCAACAGCGGAACGTTTCTgtagacagacagttgttttttttgtttttttcactcactcaagcttgtgagtgagtgaaaaaaatccgtgtgtgctgtcaagttgctgcgggagtgacgtgatgcagccgacaaatttgcccggccccgtctgGCGACAGTTAGTGACATGCCCCCCGCCACCCCtcgctctgcaattggctggaggggtaaacaactgtctgtccacagaaacgtcccgctgttgacaaaacaaacacaaaatggcaaaatacaggctgggggtggggtggggtttaggaaaaaatctccaccacacattaacagaagcccagagatgtagtttgagaaggagttcatgggtatacatcctgtatttatatagtgcattttcttgAGTGAAAACAGAAAACCCCgctttaaactcattcactcccagccattttcacagaagcaatcccgttcgctcccggctgttttactggattttgactgattttgcaaggcccacagaatattgtgttctattgctataaaaacatggaacctatcaaaagaaacatgacttctttcatcgggaaaaaaagtatatttctatctgtttctgttttgcagcagttagcattagaatatagctaagtttcatcattattcaaaaatctgcTTATAATTGTAgggaaacagcttttttttcaacatggccctggttgatcttctttgctctgctgccaccagctggcagtttgtgtaataactaccatttctgcaaccgttctttgcagttgagaggctgcatcaaagccttatgtatgctctagtataaaaacataaacaaatacgtctttgggacacttaaaatataaaaaaaacaagttattgggagcaaatgagttaataaaaaatatttttctatgcatttcgaaagttttttttttttttttttttttcagtatcaaAAATGGTATTCACTGATTATATTTTTGAGTATTTTCCGGGGTATCGATTTTGGTATTGTGACAACCCTAAATATAAAGCAGCGGAAATAACGTCTATTTGTGTCGCGACGTTTTCCATATATTGCTGTTAGAGGAGATATTCCAATTGCCATGTATACAGTAGTAACTGTCCACTCACACGTAAACGGGATATCCTGAATGTTTCAGAAACGGAATTGTGAGTTGTGACCTTATCCCGATTAGTGATGCTATGTAAATGTAGTTTGTGCTGCTCGATGATACAAGGCACGGTTTCCATTATCAAAATTTGAGATGTCTGACTTTTTGCTACCCTTATGTCAATGCAGATAAAGGGCGGAGATTCACAATCATGTCAACTTAATCTAATTTCTAGAGCATTTCATAaacaactgggaaaaaaaaaaaagtctttaaaaatCTTCTAAAGTACACCATAGCTTGCTTCACATTGGCAATTGGCATGCATGTGTTGGAGATTTCTATTCCATCTTATTGCACATGTTTGAAGGTTAGCTCTTTGTAGATGATAGAGGGacaaaagattgaagtctccTTTGATCTGTATGCAGAAACCAGGCACATGGATTTCGCTGTCACTGTCATGTCACTCATGTTATCTATGAGCCAAGTTTGAAAGTAAACAAGAACTTGTTTTCTATCAGCCGGTAGGTTTTCCATTAGCGGTTATTTGTTTCTATATACTTGCTACATGTTTGAGACAattgctgaaaatgtgcaaatattgagAATCATGTTGGGCTTAATTGTGGAAACagaacaaatgttttttcacCATTTTAGCCATGCAAGTAAGCCGCGCAGAAGAAGGCTGagctatttttttgttagtaatttatttatctgtactttttttaaGTTAGACTTGGCAGCCAGCATGTGGACATGGGCTGCACACTGCCATCGCCACTTTCaagtgcctcgttgtcacgATGTGAAAAAGCACTACAATGACTTGGCGGGATATATTCTAGCTTTGTTCAGGAATAAGAAAGATGTGAGATAAAAGTAACATCCGTTTTTTCCAAGTTGCATAAGTAGTGTTTGATTGATAGTTGAGCGGGTTGTGGTCACAACACATTCAGTGGACACGCCCACATACGTCAAGAGCTGAGAGTGGCTTGATTTTGCACCATTTAGAAaacttatttgattattttacgtacttggtaattttttttaactattcaaatttggcaggattGTCAACGACAATTAAGTGATAAATTAAGAAGACTTTTACTTTAGAGAGGCTTTAAAAGACATGCTAACAAATGTGGCGGTATAGGTGGGTTATTTTTCTCCCTGTTCCAACTGTTGACAGTTAAACACAAAAAAGTTAATTGTACTGTAACTTCAGCATTTAGTTTCAGTTGAAGTCTGTAAGCACATTTATTTGACACACTAAACTATGACTATGGAATGATTAGAACTTTTCCTACCTCCATGTCAATGAGCACGTTGTTCAGGTAGATGCTGTCAAAACACTTGAGATTATTGAACAGGTGCACGAGCTCCTGACATGCAGCCTCCTCGTCCTCGCCGCGTttggatgacgtcacttccattttttccccacttcttATTTTGGCCGTTCTCCGCTCCATAAAATGGCGGTGCCACTGTTCCCCGTCGTCTTGTCGTCGCGGCTCTCTGCTGGTTCTGGTTCAGTGGACATTCGTGTACACGTCGTCACGGCTTTGCTCTTTGAAGTGGATTCATAGAgggatgtttttaatttttttttgagttatCAATGCTGCGTCATCGCATTACGTCACGGATGACACCGCCCCCTAAATTTAGgtattttaaagttattttcgATGTGTTTTGAGGCTCATAAGAATAATGTAGGTAAAGGAAGTTGACCACTGGATTATTTTATGGGATAAGTAACGAGCGACCGGCGTCGGTGGCTTATTAGCAACATGCACGCTAAATAGCAGCGTTCGATTACTTCACGTCGGATTTTCGTGATGACTAATTCTTGTCCAATATTTCATATATTGTTGTGTTTCGTTGTGGTGAAGTAGCGTCAACTGGCACTGTGTACTTAAAGCCTTTGTGCCAAAGAGTAGCACTGTAGGTCACAGTTATTTTAAGGGAGATGTGATCCGTTTGTCATGAATGATTTATATTTGGGCATAATTCCTCGTTTTAATATGTATCCATACagcgttgttgtttttcttttttaatccaAACCATCGCATATTAATCTAATCTATTACATTGGCGCGATCAAGGTGgctgaaaacaaaataattacagtaaaaaaaaaaataaaaaaaaaagctgaataccttccttttttttgtgaagacaattatttttattcagcATCAAACAGTCAGGAAAAATTGCTAGCATTGAtttcgagagagagagagagagagagagagagagagagagagagagagagagagagagagagagagagagagagagagagagagagagagagagagagagagagagagattgggaaggatatatatatatatatatatatatatatatatatatatatgtatatatatatgtatatatatatatatatatgtatatatatgtatatatatatatgtatatgtatatatgtatatgtatatatgtatatatatatgtatatgtatatatatatgtatatgtatatatatatgtatatatatatatatatatgtatatgtatatatatatatatatatatatatatatatatatatatatatatatataatatgtatatatgtgtgtgtgtgtgtgtgtgtatatatatatagagattgggatatagatatatataataTTGCCAAAATGCACTCGTTTTGAAACATGGCCAGAAGATTATGTGTATGAGGTTGTAGGTCGGCATTATTACAAGAGTCGATCACATTTGGATACATTTGGAGATGTTTGGAGAGATTCTATGGTTAGTGTTGTACATCAGTGTTGCAGAGCTTTACTGTCGCACCAATTTAGACTTCTAAGAGATTTtgttaaatactgtatttatctaCAGTAGTATACGTCTGTGTGGGTCATAGTGGATGTGTGACATCAGATTTCCACTTCTGTCACTTTTTGGTGTATGATGtattaaatgttttgccatacaCATTTTTCCCGTCTGCCCGGAGATGCTATAAAGTGGCAGAGAGCATCTCTGGTCTGCCCGCTGGCGTTTGTATTTGACACAAAAACTGCTCGATGACCTCCATGTTGATATCCATTTGTCATCACGCTCAAGCCAACTTGTCGTTAAGTTTGTGTGCACCACCCGCTTCAAATTTGAACTGGGTGACATTTACTACCAGctatttttactttgtgatcTGGACGTTTGAATATTGTAGATATCCATGCTTTGATTTGACCATGAATGCATCACGTCTAAAAGTGGATTGAGGAAGATATGTTGTTtatctgattgattgattgattgtaaaCGTGAGGTAAGCCGTCAACTGCAagcggcaaaatgtgtttttaaagataattgtacatgaaaaattaatGACGTTGTCAAATTCATGAGTGACAAAATGTTGACTGCAAAattagtaaagtatccctttaaatgcgaCCTGTGCATGCCGCAGTACACTTTACTGCCACCCACTTGTTCCATGTAAGATGTTTCTGTTCATTTTAAAggaacaatgttgtgttttctTCCCAGGACGCCAGTTACTGGCTGCAGGTGCACCGCCTGGAGCATGGTGACGGCGGCATCTTGGACCTGGATGACGTGCTGTGCGACGTAGCGGACGACAAAGATCGGGTAAGACCTGTCAGGCAGTGTGAGCAGAAAGAAATACTCTCGTTCCTCTGTAGACATAACTTTTCGTGTAGCATACAGTTTCCCTTTTCCAGCACAATGCTTGGACTTGATTTCCTTGGGCTCGTGCGGTCCCAAGTTGAAATCCAGCAGCAGTTGATTGTGTTGGCTTGCAGTGTGGATGTTGTAAAGTACTCTGGAGGCGGAACCTGCTGTGTTTGTGGTCGCGTGCCGCAAACCAAGCTACATGCTTACCAGGACTGTGACGCAAAGAGTTTCAGTGAGCGTGTgtgttatttaactcattcactactaGCAGCTTTCAAAGCAGAATTGCCCACATTGGTAAATGTCTTGACTAATCTTTCAAGACCCACAAAAATTTCTGCTCTGTCACAATATAAGTATCAAACCTATCCAAAAATGAGCAGACTCTTTCAAGGGTTTCCATTCTTTGGTAATCAACAGCAGGACATGACCAGACAAGGAATGATTTCAccaaaaacactttttgtggatattctaatatttatttaatttttgcttttgtgACACCTCAAACTACAACATCGCAACAATATGACTGAGAAAAGGCTTTTAATGGTGAAATAATAAACATACAACTTAAGAA encodes:
- the LOC144020976 gene encoding uncharacterized protein LOC144020976, which encodes MERRTAKIRSGEKMEVTSSKRGEDEEAACQELVHLFNNLKCFDSIYLNNVLIDMEFKASQSITESDVSMLESLMDFMEARNHHDNSDSDSADSGSDNSIQSSGVDDPDSFGD